The Lathyrus oleraceus cultivar Zhongwan6 chromosome 5, CAAS_Psat_ZW6_1.0, whole genome shotgun sequence genome includes the window TATGAGTTCGGAAGTTTTCTAACCAACTCAATCAAAGTCATATTTAaacacacacttttgaggtcttttCAAGGTTGTAACGTGGATTATGTCAGAGTAGAGGATAATTTGGAATATTAGGcttaaacctttggagttaggtacctAGTTTTTCTTATGTTACATGATTCCTATTTAATTACTCTTTGCTTAGGTAATTGGTACCAGAGAATGAATTTTTGTTGGTCttattcatatttctttttctttttcacaATTTTTTTGAAGAATTCGTTTTTAActtcttatttatttatttcttttgaCCAATTTTTCTAGTACTCCAACCCCAAACTTAACATTGCTAACTTCCAAGAGAGACCTAAAACTTATACGTTTTCATTAGACAAGGAAACTAAAAttttctacctaactccaaagaggGTGGAAAGATAAATCTTTCAAGTCAAATGGCTATATACCCGACTATGTCACCGAGAGAATGGCTAAGACTCAAAGTGGTTAGCAAAGAATATAATCATTTCAATACAAGTTGTCTTAAAAGGCTCAGGGTTTTCATAAACAACTGCCTCAATGTGTATTCAATAGACCAATAGACTAAGAAGAAACAATGCAAATTCTATAAAATAACTAATGCACAAATAGCCTCTCATAAGAAAGAAAAGTGAATAGTGGAATTTTTTGGATGAAACCTTACTAGTTGAGGTATCTGAAGATTTAGCACAAGTAGTCGACTTTACTTTTCTTCATCAAATGTCAATCTGCAATGGAATATCAATGTTGATTACTTTTGTTCATTCTTTTTTGGTGACTTTTGTTCTCTTTTTTTTCTTGTCAATAGTAAGGTAGCAAATTATAGACGAAAgaaacaataataaaaaactgGTTTATTAATTAAAGCATAAATAAGTACAAAAAGGGAAGAGCATTCTTAGAGCTAGATATTACTCTTCCTTGGATCAAAGTAGAATAAGCAAAATAAAATAACATATTGAAAATCTAAAACTGAAATTCCTAAGCCATATGTTGTCAGAGTTTAAGTAGTTACTCAAACCATTCATATTGTTCTAGAAGCTTTGATTTTGTCTTGTCCAAGTGGTCCTCATCTCATCCCTTATATGAGCTAAAGCTTGATCTTGCTCAATAAAGTAAGCCTCCATGTCAAAAAAAAATAGAGAAACGTCCCCTTAAACTCTGATCTGACATGTGATCTCTGTGCTCATTATAGAAAGCTTGATAACCCTGTCCAAATTAGGGTGGCTCAACAAATAACATTAGCACAATTTTAGTTGCCCATCATGTCATGCCAAATGCATGCTCTTCTAGTCTTTGCAAGAAGTCAGGTGCATAGTGCTATTATTGTAGGGCTCCCTCTGGTTGATGGATCTTAGGATGGTAGAATTGGTCTTGCTCTTCATTTGGTGCTTCCTTTTGGCCTCCTTTATAAGTTAGATGTGTTAGGATCCTTCTCATGGCACTGCGGTTGATTGGCAACATTGGTGTTACCATCTCATCATTCGGGTGGCTTGGCACTACAGCTAAACGTCACAGTTAATTAGTAACCTAAAAATGCCCATAAAACCATTATGATGTGTCAACCATGTACTTGATATTTTGAACAATTAATAATCCCACATCAATTGACTTATGATTCAGAATTGTCATTAGAGCCATACACATATTCACAATAAATTGAGACTGGTTGGATGCAGACTCTAGAGTTTGAATAATAAAAGAGGCCAATGCCTTCGGTATCAAACACATTTGTATAATTCACAACCTCAATGGTTTACCCCCCACAGTTACCCACTCATCCCTAGGTTAATAAAACTCTTTTTTCATTTGTATAATTAATTCTATTACTTCTTTTCCCCCTTTTGAGCACAACTCCTTATCTAACAACACACTACAAAATAAAACTATTAAATGAAATAACATGAATTTGAAATTGTGACAAAATAAAAAAACACAAAGGGTTTCCTCCCATTACGCGCTTCTCTAAGGTTATTAGTCTGTCTCTTTCTATATAAGGCTCTGAGAGCCCGATATACACCTTCTCAGTTGGTATCTCATCTCCCTAATAGATCTTTAGTCTTTTTTCTTTCACAGTAAAAGTGTGTGAATCTCCAGGGTCATGTACATCTACTAGGCTATTCCCTAAAACTTAACACTAAAGGGGCTCGAACATCTTGATTTCCACTTAGCAAAACCTTTCTCCCTACCTACAATTCTCTTTTCACCAGCTTCTTTTCACGATACCATTTTGGTCTTTCCTTCATTTGATCTATTTGGTAAAAGTGAGGGTTTTCTTTCTTGTGCTTCATTGCTTCAAACATGTTGAAGACAAGTTTTTCCTTGTTAAACCTTAATATTAACTCCCTGGGTTCTACATCAATGAGAGATTTACCTGTTACTAGAAAACGGTCTTCTTAGAATGAGTGGTGTGTCAGAATCTTCTGGCATGTCCAAAATCACAAAGTATGTGGAAAACAATAAGTCTTTAACTCTAACAAGGACATCTTCAATAACTCCATATGGGTAGGTCACAGAACGAGCAACTAGTGTCAAGGTCATCTGAGTTAGTTTTGGCTCACCATaattcaacatcttcatcataGGTAGTGGTATCAGATTGATGCTAGCTCCTAAATCATACAAAGCATGTCCAATAGTTAGTAAACCAATGGAACAAGGAATGGTGAATCTACCTAGATCATTGAGTTTGGGTGGAAAGTTTCTTTGAACCATTGCGATACACTCTTATTCCCAAGCGATGTTTTCATCATGCTTCAACTTACACTTTCTCGATAAGAGCTATGTCATGCATTTAGCACAAACAAGCATATGTTCGGGAGCTTCACAAAATGAAATATTAACATGTATCTTTGTTAGCATCTCCATAAACTTTTTAAATTGGCCCACGTCCATCTCTTTCTTCGGTTTCTTTTTCAAGATTGGGTAGGATGTTATGATGTAGTCCGGTAACTTAGGTTAGGGTCATTCAGGATTTGTTTCTTTGTTCTCCTTAATGGTGAGTTTTTGTTTATGAATTGGTCAAGGGTGTATCCTTTAACTTTATCTTCGCCTAACTCCTTACTTTTTTCTCCTCAAAATTTTTCTCAACCTCTTTTCCTACCACTATTTCTTTCTTACTCTATTTCGCTCTCTCACTTGTTTCTATTTTCTCATCACTAACCTTTGGATTTGAATTCCTCATATATTTCTCAATTCAATGACCTTGCATGTCTCGTTTTTCGAGTTATCTATATGTTACAAATAAATCCTCCACTTGAACTAGCTTGTGTTGTCACTTGTTGATATAATTGACTGATTTATATTTCAAAGTTCTTTATTGAAGCTTCAGTGTTTTTACTCATAGTATCTTGActcttttccatatatctttgaGTTTTAAACATTTCTTCTTGAGTCTTCCCAACCTGTTCGAAAGTTGTTTGGGTAGCCTTCATAAAGTTGGCTCAGGACTCCTCGAGTGGTGATGGTTTTCTAGGTGGTGCTTGAGGAGCTTGTTGAACATCTTGGTTAGCATTCAAAGTCTATTTGTTGTCGCACTTGAAATTTAGGTTCTTTTTCAACCAGGATTGTAAGTGTTGGAATATGGATTATTCTTCTGAAAAATTGCTTATTGAGCTTCAACACTTTTATCATTTGGTATACAGTTTCCATTTGCATGTCCTTCCCCACAAAAATCACACTTGAATATATGAACTTGGCTCACATTGCTTGGGTTAACTAGGAGACAACTAACTGTTTAAAAAAGTACCTCCACCTGAGCTAATAATGTTGTGTGTGAATCAACTTCAAGAACACCCTTTTGTTTCACCTCGATCACTTGAGCGATACTCATTCTAGAACATGTTTTCGATTAACGTATTTATctcatattcatttttttctcAAGGTACCTCCAAAGCATTATTGTTGGAGTTTTTAGACCTCTAATGAAGTGTGTCATCTgttccatatcattcatattatATTATGATTGAGACACCTTTTGAGTAACACTTTGGACCTCTCCCATGCATAAGTAAAACTTGTCTTCCAATTACTTCCATGTATGAATAGTTCAGTTCGGATGCATTACAACCAATCCTTAACGCAACTTATCAAAGAAACCAAACAAATATAATTATATCTGATCACCAGTCACATCATAGCAAAATGCTCCCACCACCGGTCTCTGATAGCTTTCCCGTCAAATAGGTTATCTCTCGAACCTGAAAGCACATAACTCATAGGGTTAGTCGGTTAAAGAGATATTTTATTTATCAGTTTCTC containing:
- the LOC127082342 gene encoding uncharacterized protein LOC127082342, which translates into the protein MVQRNFPPKLNDLGRFTIPCSIGLLTIGHALYDLGASINLIPLPMMKMLNYGEPKLTQMTLTLVARSVTYPYGVIEDVLVRVKDLLFSTYFVILDMPEDSDTPLILRRPFSSNRDERARGAGSEKKPDDNA